In Colias croceus chromosome 21, ilColCroc2.1, the DNA window AAAAGACAAATGTAAACCACTTTCAGttcgaataatttaacaaaaacactCAATACTCATCACGTATGACTCAACAATAACACAATTTccaacaaaataatacaattccgTTTATGATAATCAACCTCATTATCAAtgatagtttaattttattacaaaggCCTACAATATGTTAAAACAATGTAcaatttcaatacaaaaatCAAGTGGATTTATATCGGAATATTCTGAATAAAGCTTACAGTTTAGTCGTTTTATTTAAAGCTATGAAGGCAGAAACACAGTTTTTAAGCCTCTAGTTTTGATGTGAATAAATGttggaatatttattttgacaaTCGCTTTCAGTTGATTCGTTGAATCCACGTAGAttactttttttgtaaattttgaacTATTCGTTCGTTAACTGTTTGTGTTGTATTTTTGTCTTGTTATTAGTAATGGAAAGAATTATGATGTAAATGATTTTGCAGAATAGTGAAAACAATACCCCCCAACCCCCTTCCCTCCTGGCATCGTAACCGAACGGACGTGTTTTATAAAAGTCAACcgaattaaattactttttaaattataccgTCAGTGAGTCTTTCTTATACCGCAACAACGTATACTAAGAACTTcagcaaataattttttatttaatttttctttcgTCTAAGTAATAATGTCAAGACTGACGCGCTCACCCCCCGGAGGTGAGTTACAACATGCACTATCCGACACAGATGTTAACAAAATAGCTACCAATGCTCCTGCTACTTTATTTGTGTCCCAACGATTAAAACGGCAGCGTCAACCTAGTGAAGATAATTTCCTGGCttttaaagaagaaatgaTAAAGATGCTTGCAGACTGGAAAGATAAGCAGACATCTTTAATGAATACCTTAATTACTGAGATCACTGATATCAAAACGCAAAATGCTGgcattaaacaaacaaatgagGAAATCCAAAAATCGTTAACATTCCTCAGTGATCAATATGATAGTATGAAACAAGCTGTTGATGATCTTACCAAGGAACGAAAACAACATCTTTCATACATAGCCTCATTAGAAACTAAGATTGAAGACATAGAAAGAAATCTTAAGGCTTCAGTGATAGAAATACGAAATATTCCGGTTCCTGCTGAGCGTGAAACTAAAACagatttatgtaatattgtgCAAAAAACCTGCAAAGCACTCGCGATCAATGTACAGAAATCTGATATCAGAGACACGTATAGGGTAAATGGTAAATCCAATAAAGGAACTATTGTAGCGGAGCTGGCTTCAGTCATTATGAAAAATGATATTCTGGAAGCATTGAAATCATTCAAGAAACAACATGCTGATCAAAGATTGAATACCACCATCATTGGATTAAATGGCCCAAACACCCCAATTTATGTGTCCGAAGCTCTCACTAATAAAGGAAGAAGACTATTTTTCCTCGCAAGAGCCTTCGCTAAGGCTCATGACTATAAGTTTTGTTGGTCAAACTACGGTAGAATATTCCTCAGAAAAAACGCTGACTCTCCTCATACCGAAATCAAGGACGAAGCTCAACTCACAGCACTTCGTAATCAAATGTGACTATACCCAATTTTGCATGCTTtcattattcttattatttgtactttttactcttatttttacattaacctttatttttacaaGCGTTTACccatatttttgttgttaagCTTAGGGAGTGATcccaaaaattattattcaacattatcaaaatttatttatttttcaaatacttatctaatgtattataatatcctaaaaactaaaaaaatacaaactatTTTAATGATCTATGGGACGATATTTTATAGACTTAAGTCTTGGGTAATTCTACTAAATTTACATTCGATTCTATAGGTAATgctaatttaattcaaaatattgataaaattgcATCAGGACCCTCTTTTTTGTGCAATCCAGAATCctgtaaaaaaattttattatccgAACTATcagaaaacaaaaatttaaaaatcctCACACAAAATATAAGAAGTATTAGCAAAAACTTCGCAGACTTTGAAATATTACTCTCGAGATTAGCTATCGATACTGAAATTCTGGTACTTACCGAAACCTGGAATATTAAAACGGAATACCCCCCTACATTAAAGTCTTATGACACTCATTACAGCAAGAATAACTTTAATCAAAATGACGGAATAGTTGCATATGTTAGGCAAGGCATAAACTGCACAGTTGAAGAAGTAAACATTTCGGATGCAACAAGCATActtataactataaaaaacGACATAGCTATTCTGGGTATATACAGGTCTCCATcctttaaaaacataaacaacttcttaaaatctttacataattttttaataggtgCAAaaacatttagtaatatagtCATTATAGgggatttaaatataaatataagccAAAATAGTATTGACACCAGTGCTAGCgaatacttaaatttattatttagtcaTGGTCTTTTACCCGGACATTTGTACCCGACAAGAGATAGCAACTGTCTGGACCACGTAATGATTAAGTCAATATACCAGTCAAAAACCATAGTCTTGGATGCTCCGTTGACTGATCATGCACTAGTTCTTACTTGTATTGttctagaaaataaaatacaaccaaaaaataacaccactaataaattaataaaatatgacacaATATTTTCCgagttaaaaaattatgattttagaGACATACTTGAATCTTCTGACGCTAACTGGTCTGCCGAACAATTAGtgtcaatattaaataatttaattcttagTAACACACTCAAAGTAATGACACCAAGAAGAATACGTTGTTTAAAGCCTTGGATTACGCCCGGTCTCATTCGATGTATACGAAATCGAGACCGCATGCatctaaaatgtaaaaaagaacCCCTGaatgaaattatgaaaataacatacaatagatataaaaatcaCTGCAATAACTTGTTAAAACGTCTAAAAAGAAATCACGAAAAGTCCGAACTagaaaaatatgcaaataacCCTAAACTGAAatggaaaattataaattcaattactGATAGGCATAAATCAAAACCATCTACTGAGGCCTTGTTTAAATTAGGAGATACGAAAGAAGAGGCTCTTGACGtagtaaacaattattttgtgaaCGTTGCAGAAAACCTGGCAAAAAAATTCCCCGTCATAAATGATCCAATTACCAATGATTCTCTACAACTAAATTCACCTGCGAACTCAATGGTAATTCTAGAAACAACAGTACTCGAAGTTGACTCCATAATAAATACCCTAAAAAGCGATTCCTCCACCGGACTGGATAATATACCTATgaaactaattaaaatgtcaaaaagtataatttcGCCCCTAATGTGTCATATCATAAACCTCTCCATTCAATCAAGGGTCTTCCCTCGTATATTCAAGAGATCTGTCGTTCACCCTGTTTTTAAGTCAGGGAATAGAGACTGTGTAGGCAACTATAGACCTATCTCGGTGCTACCAGCGCTTTCCAAAATAGTTGAAAAAATTTTGAACAGTAGACTACTCTCATACTTGGTAAAATTTGGTATTCTCGCAGACAACCAATACGGTTTTAGAAAAGGCAGATCAACATCTCAAGCTGTTTTAGACCTTACAAATCTCGTTGCGAAACAAGTTGAtagcaaaaataaatgtattggaGTCTTCTTAGACTTGGCCAAAGCGTTTGACACAGTCTCCGTTCCTATTTTACTGCAGTCAATGTCAGATATCGGTATAAGAGGAGAACCTTTGGAGTTATTCCATGATTATTTAACCGATAGATCACAAACCGTCGTAATCAGCGGCATCTATAGTAGAGAAGTCCCAATTACATATG includes these proteins:
- the LOC123701163 gene encoding uncharacterized protein LOC123701163; translated protein: MSRLTRSPPGGELQHALSDTDVNKIATNAPATLFVSQRLKRQRQPSEDNFLAFKEEMIKMLADWKDKQTSLMNTLITEITDIKTQNAGIKQTNEEIQKSLTFLSDQYDSMKQAVDDLTKERKQHLSYIASLETKIEDIERNLKASVIEIRNIPVPAERETKTDLCNIVQKTCKALAINVQKSDIRDTYRVNGKSNKGTIVAELASVIMKNDILEALKSFKKQHADQRLNTTIIGLNGPNTPIYVSEALTNKGRRLFFLARAFAKAHDYKFCWSNYGRIFLRKNADSPHTEIKDEAQLTALRNQM